agacaacttcttccacgagcttatcaattttttttgtactttttgaaccactgtctggaaGGTATGATCAGAGTCGTGGGGAacataatgttatattattttataatataatgttttagattagataaatgtgacatagagtgtcacatattgtaacatataatagagagttacattatttggatatatgtgaaatatccaaacatgtaacatatttggtgttacaaattcatcacaaatttgtaactcctaaatatcacccattattgtgtagatttgttgttacacaatattgagatgaatttcttaaagccatatgagaaatggttgatagagatgttattttaactcccatattgtgtatggaagttacaaaatcaagtgggaataatttggaacgttttgaaaaaaactgaaaaaatcaTTGCTGAAACTGACTGAGGGTCGCGGCGACCCTAGTGCCTGACAGCCTCTTCCAActttggtttttatccaattttgaacgtttccaaaagccaagtaactctcaaatctctattttaattccataaaacatccaattaatcattggtaacaaccatgggggttggtggaatttgaaattcaaagggtgtctctaaacactataaataggaacctaatgctcacttgtaagacacaacatttctatccattagagcacttggctagaaacacattgaggcttgataattctagaatgcttttccaaaatctgagagagatcccttagtgcttgagttagtgggaaataagcttttggacaaaggttttaaaccttgttcaagttggtgatccccaaccctcttcacttaggttgtgtaagtgagagtttacttgtgtttatgttcttctttttattctatagttcttcttcttattctcttgttctatttacttgtatattttgtttaagagttgtaatcttttcatttggtccaaacactttattttatttgtaactttttgctttgagttgtattttactattctcttcttcttcatcttcttcttcatttccttggCTTTATTTGTATTtccagttatagagttgtaacaatTTACTTAATCAaccttgtccattgtaatattttgcatagagttgtaacattatcttaccatttccattgaggcaatttatattttcctaacattcaaaagcttatcccttttttgtttcaatggaaggggagacaatcaagatcatgaaccaagacctagtgagattggataggtttgatggatccaattttactaggtggcaagacaaggtgaggtttcttttaaccactctcaaaatcacctacatccttgagtcttccttggcacctctaaccgagccatccgacaaagacactcccgaggaggtggagaagagaaggaagagggaggaggacattcttctttgtaggggtcatatcctcaacgccctatctaATAGGCTCTATGAcatctacaccgagaccaaatcggccaaggagatatgggatgcacttgagaaaaagtttttgatatctcaatacttcgatttcaaattttttggtgataaacctattcttcctcaaattcatgaattgcaaattattgttaataaattgaaagtgttatagattgagcttcccgaagcctttcaagttggtgctatagtggcgaAATTACCACCaccttggaagagctataggaaaagaatccttcataaaaatgaggattattctttggaggagatccaaaagcatattcgaatcgaagaggaatcgatatttagagataaacttgtggaggggtttaatggagagacttccaaagaaaatgcggtgtcacaaccaaaacatcccaaaaacaaagggaaaaagggtaatgagaaacctttgggtccaaaaacaacccaaacaagtttaagggcgagaaaggtccttgctttatgtgtgggaaaaagggtcactatgctagagagtgtagacatagaaaagaccaacaaggacctaaggtgaacgcaactcaagaggaaaacatagttgctacccttagtgaggtgaatgcggtccaaggcaaggtgaaagggaggtggtatgacacatgtgccaccgtccatgtcacctatgaaaaatcattgttcaagacctttgaagagtcaaagggcaaccatgagatacaaatgggcagtgagggcaaatccaaggtacttggcaaaggtactattgatgtctacttcacctccggcaagaaagttacattagtgaatgtactttatgttcccgaaatgagtagaaacttggtaagtggtgatttgcttggcaagcccggcattaaagccgtttttgagtccggtaaacttatacttaccaaatcaaatgtatttttgggaaaggggtactcttgtgatggtatggttaaattgtgcaccaatgatgtaactttcaatgttatcaataaaaatgctaattccgcctatattgttgagtatgattctttatttttgtggcatcttagactatcgcatataggtttttcaaccatgaaaagagtagtaaaatgtggtatgattgcatgcaatattaaaaactatggtaaatgtgaaacatgtgttaaggcgaaaatgattaagaaaccatttcctagtgtagaaagatcatctaatttactagatttaatctatagtgatctttgtgaattaaatggtgttttaactagaggtggtaaaaaggtattttcttaattttatagatgattttagtagatatacctatgtgtttcttttaaagcataaagatgagacttttgatgcttttaaattgtataaattagaagttgaaaaccaactaaataaaaagattaaggtgctaagaagtgatagaggaagagagtacttctctaataaattcaatacattttgtgaagaaaatggtataattcatgagtgcactgcaccttatacaccacaacacaatggtgttgtcgaaaggaaaaataggacttatctagagatgataaattctatgttggtgttttctaagttgaacttcaacttatggggtgaagcgcttttaaccgcttgtcacattcttaatcgaataccgatgaagaaaagtgagatatctccatatgagttatggaaaggaagaaaacccaacatagggtacttcaaagtgtgggggtgtcttgcatattgcaagaaaaccgaacctaatagaacaaagttaggttcaagagccataaagtgtgcttttgttggttatgccaacaatagtaaagcttataggctattagacttagattctaatattgtgattgaatctagagaagttgaattctttgagaatatgctatgtgacaacaattctcaagcttcaacatctctaaaggtgaatttgttatatgagaacaattctcaagcttctacatccaaagttgattctcaagaggagaattctcaaaaggaagTAAAGCAACCCTTttaacctagaagaagtcaaaggctgaaaaatcataaaagtctagtagtggatgagatagattctcaacgaatttcattctacatggtagaaggaaatagagaggaagtcattaggaaaattcctattgtacttctcgttgaggatgatcctaagacttatagagaagctatgcaatcaagagatagtgcattttggaaagaagtcatcaatgatgagatggattccattctttccaataacacttgggaattggtagacctctcaccggggtctaagccaattgggtgtaagtgggtatttaggagaaaataccacactgacggcactatccaaagctttaaagctagattagtagctaaagggtttaggccaaaagagggtatcaattatttcaatacctatgcacctgttgcaagaacaacttctataagaattttgttcgctttagcttctatacacaacttgtatgttcatcaaatggatgtcaaaatggcattccttaatggtgacctcaatgaggaggtctatatggaacaacccgaagggtttgttctaccaaagtatgaacataaagtttgtagacttgtaaaatccttatatggattgaaacaagctcctaagtaatggcatgagaaatttgatcaagccattatgtctaatgggtttagacataacaatggagacaagtgtttgtattccaaaacttgtaagggatatgtgatcattgtttgcttatatgtggatgacatgcttattctaagtaatagcatgaaagggatagaagaaacgaagaggtttctatcatcaaccttcatgatgaaagatcttagagaagttgataccatactcggtatcaaagtaaagaaacatagtgggggttttgcgttagggcaagcccactatgttgagaaagtattgaacaaatttaaccatctcaaggttaaagatgccaatactccattcgatcatagtgtaaaactagagaagaatgaaggaagagcggtggctcaattggagtacgctagtgttgtagggagtctaatgtatgctgcccagtgtactagacctgatataacatttgcggtaagtaaacttagtaggtttacaagtaatccaagtgtggatcactggaaggcaattggaagagtcctaggttatctcaagaaaaccaaaggactaagccttcactactccaaatttccttcgatattagaaggatatacagatgcaagttggatatccaattttggggacaacttgtccacaaccggttgggtatttacacttggtggaggtgcaatttcttggggttccaaaaaACAAACccgtatatctcattccactatggaagcagagttcatagctctagctgctaccggcaaagaggtcgaatggttaagggatctgttgatagagattcccctaatcaaagataatgtatctactatatcgatacattgtgatagccaagcaacattggctagagcatacaacggagtgtataatgggaagtctagacatattagtctaagacatggatatgtaagagaattgattcaaagaggagtcatctcaatatcctatgtgagaacaagtgaaaatctggcggatcctttcactaagccactaatgagggatttagtgtctgcatcatctcgagggatgagacttaaactccctaaagagattcacgattgatggtaacctatcttaacactagttatttaactagtgttaggttcaataggtaataacaagtcaatcaagtgaatattagttgtactcaaaacaagtcccatctgagatattgagtacttgtgtgttaccaagtggagggttaaaaccgaaaggttttttaatagaattcagtcttgtaaagacaagtatttttggtaacaaaatactgtaagaattctacctatatggacctaggggtggtgccgcctctcatgagaattgagagtattctcaagaacgttcatgaatggaaagtgcacatggccattaacggttcaaagcgagacatagaggtctcaagtgaacatcgcaaaggtgtgtgtattatcaccaatttgccatcatgaaaagatggttcaatgcttagtgcaaccaaattttcgacaaattttgtgataattacactatagtagagttcaagttgaaaaacactttactttatgcattaatgcaatgactcctataagagagagttcttatttaatcaagtgggggatatgttatattttaaatataatgattgattaaataaagtgttacaatagatgactatttaatctagtgggggaatgttatattattttataatataatgtaatattatattattttataatataatgttttagattaaataaatgtgacatagagtgtcacatattgtaacatataatagagagttacattatttggatatatgtgaaatatccaaacatgtaacatatttggtgttacaaattcatcacaaatttgtaactcctaaatatcaccaattattgtgtagatttgttgttacataatattgagatgaatttcttaaagccatatgagaaatggctgatagagatgtgattttaactcccatattgtgtatgcaagttacaaaatcaagtgggaataatttggaacgttttgaaaaaaattgaaaaaatcatTGCTGGaactgactgagggccgcggcggcCCTAGTGCCTGACAGCCTCTTCCAActttggtttttatccaattttgaacgtttccaaaagccaagtaactcccaaatctctattttaattccataaaacatccaattaatcattggtaacagccatgggggttggtggaatttgaaattcaaagggtgtctctaaacactataaataggaacctaatgctcacttgtaagacacaacatttctatccattagagcacttggctagaaacaccttgaggcttgataattctagaatgcttttccaaaatctgagagagatcccttagtgcttgagttagggggaaataagcttttggacaaaggttttaaaccttgttcaagttggtgatccccaaccctcttcacttaggttgtgtaagtgagagtttacttgtgtttctgttcttctttttattctattgttgttcttcttattctcttgttctatttacttgtatattttgtttaagagttgtaatcttttcatttggtccaaacactttattttatttgtaactttttgctttgagttgtattttactattctcttcttcttcatcttcttcttcatttcctttgctTTATTTGTTTTTTCAGGTATAGAGTTGTAACAATTTACTTAATCAaccttgtccattgtaatattttgaatagagttgtaacattatcttaccatttccattgaggcaatttatattttcctaacacataATACATCTTAGGTCGAATCTGACAatgtgggccatcatcaaagtATTGAACATCCCAAGGTGGTCGGATGGATATGTGTTTCCATCAAACGCTGGCATGTTCGACATCCTGAAGCCAATGGCAGATGGAGCTTCTGGAATGTTTGGGGTGAAAAGTTCGAGatcctcatcagaatcacaatcatcaattCTTATTCcagacaagagcttcttcattttctcatccatcaaggccagtcgctcgagagttgggtctttggtctctaggttagttgGGAGTTGTTCACCAGCTCTCATTCTATTGtacgcgtttgatgggttgttttccctccaagtttgagcttaGTTAGGcgagacattcccattgtcacgtacaaTAGACAGACCTCCCCCGTTTtaagtataactcatatcatcattcTGAGTTGGATACCTcttttgtgaattcagatgatcgCAAAGGTTAGGATGTGGATCAAAATGAGGATTTTGTGCTAAACTAAGATGATTCCTTAAGTCGCtttcagacctgcctccacgctggctcccCGTCCAAAaacttccatttgcgaaactTAAGACCTGCGGTTGAGATCGAGGACTTGGATTATCAGCACGTGGTCGTGGGACGTAAGTGGCTACTGATGGGGGAgggtttctcctactatttccatgaACTGGAGCATCTCTCTGTGGGCGCgatggtgtaggatgtctaaccagTGATGgcagatgccttattggtgaggttaTCCTTGTCCCATTAAGAAGAACTAAATGGGTCTGTCTTGGTTCTACCCCGATATCCTGAGTTCTCTGTGCCTATAATTCTGATCGAGGCACAGGCGGATTTGCTGGGGTGTTTTGTCTCCATGAATTTGTCCCAACTatttatccctgatatttatagtggaatttccaggacaagtttgggtaaccgtgtgtaTAAATatggtaccaagctaagtctcgaTTTTCTTAgacaataaatgtgcaatacagccTGGACATCAATGAGCTTATAAAAGCCTTCGAGTCTCTCGGGATTCTTCACTAtgcgtcatgaccaggtttccatgagctgaacATCTTCATCGAGTTGGGGATCGAAGAGTGTCCGAACCTTAGTTCGGATTAAGTTCAGAGTGCCCTAAAAGGGATCTGGCcactacatgtctcgaactggatcGATGTCCTAAGAGGCTACCTGATAATTATCTGAATGTCGTATTGCCAAATCCTAACCCGAGCTGCTCACGTCATCATTAGCTAGATATTCCACTCGCTTGCTTTTTCCATATTTTCATTTGCCAACTGTACCCCCAGCTGAGTGATTAAacccgtgctaatttttagggtacaacaatttgCAAAACTCATACATGTGGGAGAGATTTCATTTTCGAGAGTgtaaaaattctaaataatccATTAATTCTTTAACAAATTCACAATGATTGATCAATCCAATTATCTCAGTATCAATAGAATTCTAAATTTGAAGGAACAAGTGAGCATAATTTCTAAGCCATGTCTGCTTCGAATAATATTTTTTCATTGAATCATGTTAGGAGGATCATTTGTCAAATGTTCATCGTTATCAATAATTCGTAGATAAAGGTGAATAGTCTTACTCCAATCCAAATAATTTGAACTATTTTGCTTATAGTTCATGATTTTAGACATCACATACACCACATCAGTCATAATAGAAGACTTATTTTTAGCCATAAGACCTTGAAACGTAGAAAAATAGCGAAAGACAAATAGGGCAAACACGTTAGAATAGATAACACAAAATCCAAACTTCGTCTTATAGAAAGTCAAAGAAGAGAAAACGTCAAAGGAAAACAAACTAGGCACAGACAAGCCCATGGGCATCTGAGAAGGTAGATGCGAGAAACTGGCATCAAAATCTGGTAGGACGCACCCGTACGCGTCGACGCGTGGAGGAAGTGGCGGTGCGTTAGGTTCATATGCGTGGTTTCTAGTGGCCAAACTTCGGCAATGGGCAGATCGGTGACTGATCAGTGTGGCTAGACAGGGGGGTGAGAACCGAAAACTCCTCCAAACAATGTTGCCGAAAAGAGACCTAAAACACTCAATCGCTaatttatgtgcttatgtgaaagaCCCAAAATAAAACCCCAATTTTAGAACAAAACCCTATTTCGAATTTataatgctctgataccaagttatctTAGATGACAAGAGACTTCTTTctcataattttattgaaaaatgAGGCATATTTATATACATACTTAGGAAATTATAGTTTATTAggcatatatacatattaatatacAACTAACAAAAAAATGACTTAgttgaaaaacaaaagaaaaattaaaatactatGGAAAACTGTTAAAAACATTGTATGTTATTACTACAACATCAATTCAAGTAATAAAATGTATGAAAATTAAAATGAACATAGAAAGCATCACTACAACATCGATCCAAGCAATAAAATGCAGAATTTTTTTACCTAACACACAAATTATTGCATAATCATTGCAACTCATTGTTATGGCATCAATTCGAGCaataaaatatagaaaaattaaTCCAACACACTAAGCATCGTTGAGCATTGCAACTCATTGTCATAGCATCAATTTAAGCAACCAAATACACAGGAAATTAAAACAATGTGCCAAGCATCGCAAACAATTGCCATATCATCAAATTAAGCAATAAGAAATAAATTAACctccaatttttattttattttttataagagGAAATATAGGAGGAAGACGCAACCGCGAAGGATGAAGAAACAACATCCGCAAGGGAGGAGGACTAGGTTACGGATCAAAAATAGGTTTGGCTACACATTGAGGGAGTAAGAGAGAGACTAAGATGTTAAGAGAGAAAAGAATGAATGAGAGAGATAATTTTGTCTTGAAATTGATTGAGGGCATACTTTTTCAATGTTTAATTATGTTAGCATATATTTTGATAGGGCGTACTAAGAAGAATAGAGCCTCCAATTCCCCTTGAGGAGGGTGGTCGGCAGGGAGAGGAACATCTTTCCAAGATGAATAAAGTTAAacgaaaagagagaaaaaaataaaaaagatatttcAAAGAAAATTATGTTTGACCAATTATATTGCTTTAAAAAGAGAGTACCTTTTCCATAGGACCATTTACTTTATTTGCAAAAtttaacccaaaaaaaaaaagaaagaaagttaaaCTAAAATTGACACGTGCAAGCAGTgagtaaaaatataaaaagagTAAACCCTTCCGTTCAGACCTCAAGGACCAACACTGCAGCAAAGTCACTCAGAAGATGAGTGAATCAGGGAAGGTGGTGTGTGTGACAGGGGCTTCCGGCTACATAGCCTCATGGCTCGTCAAAATTTTGCTACAACATGGATATACTGTCAAAGCTTCAGTGCGCGACCTCAGTAACTCTCTCTACCAAATACTTGTTCTACATTTTGTTGTTTTGAAAATCATCACTTCTGGGTTCTGGGTTATGTTTTTTGTTAGGTGAAAAAATAGACTATAATATTCTTACAACTTCGCATCCTATAACAAGCTCTCAAATTCATGGATTGTCAATTTACTAATTGGGTTTCTTCGGAAGAGGTAGACAAGTTTTGCCGTGTAGGTGTAgttagataaatatatatatatatatatatatttaattgtttgttagaGAATTTAGACTCAGAAATGGGATAATACATGTTTTGGGTTCTTGGGGATCTTTATATATGACCCAATAAGTATGGATGTATGTTGTTGCAAAAGCAAAAAAGTACCGATGTATGACAAAAATGAGAAATTTTGATTGCTTGATCAATTTCCAATTTCTCTGATGTAGACATTGAATAACATAGGGGATGTTAATGCAAGTGTAATTTCATTGTGCAagtttattttatattttctgaGTTGTCATATGAAGATCCTGGTTGTCTTTATGTGAATGGGACAGGTGATCCTAAGAAAACAAAACACTTGGTTTCACTCGATGGAGCTAAGGAAAGACTTCAATTGTTCAAAGCAAATTTATTGGAGGAAGGATCCTTTGATTCTTTAGTTTATGGTTGTGATGGTGTTTTCCATACAGCATCACCAGTGGCATTTACAGCCAATGACCCACAGGTTAGTGCCTTAGCTTCTCAGGCTTGGATGATATGATTCACTCATTTTTTTCCCATATGTGTTAGGAATATGGAAAATTAAGACAAATTATCTTGGCAGGTTCTACTCTAGGAAGTGCTACAATGTTCATATCTCGATTTATGATGCAtcattttgtttttaagagatGGTTGTTTTACCTAACATTTCAGGCGGAGCTGATTGAACCAGCACTTAAGGGAACACTAAATGTTCTCAGGTCATGCGCAAAAAGTCCTTCTCTTAAGAGGGTTATCTTAACATCTTCTATGGCTTCAGTTGTGTTCAATGGAAAAGCGCTGACACCTGATGTTGTAGTTGATGAGACATGGCTCTCAGATCCAGTTTTCTGTGAGAAGTCAAAGGTGTGTAGATCTGTTAAGTACTTCTATAAGGGGAATTTAGCAGATAATATATTCAAGTGGTAATTTTATTAGAAGTAATTGATGTAATTTGAACTAATGCCAGCACAGCACTAGATTAAAAGCGATAAAGTCATCTGTTTCCTTTCTTTGCTTTTTTTTTACTTTGACCAGATGTAAGTTAGTTTCTATGTTTCCATGTATCTTCTGGTTATGAACATGTTCATGTTCTTTCCATTTGTCTTTTTGATGATAATCCTGAAGTTTTCTAACTCCGGAAGTTGGTTTCCTTTACTCCTCTATACTACTCTACTTTAACTACTAGAATAATCAAGATAGCCAAGTTTATGATATTTCTTTAACCAAGGAGAATTTGCACTTAAACTCCCTCCATTCTTTTTGGCTTAGCAAATAGAAGCTTTCTACACCTATCAGCTCGGAGACAGCAAAGAAGCAATTAAATTGATGCTTCTTATCAGATGTGTGCTACTCTGTAACATACTAAGTAGAGCAGATTTATTACTGATGCTGGAAATATGAAATGGAGTCCATTACATGCTGTAGACATTTAATTTTGATAAGAAAATTCATCATACAACCATTCTTGTTTTGATACTATCAATTTTTTGTGTATTGTCATACTTAGCTTATTGATTAATTTTATTTCTCTTGATACTCTAACTATCATAAccttaggaaaaaaaaaaaattaaagaatttatTCACAGCTGCACTATCTTTCTCAGAGAAGTATGACTTGAATGACTTTTCTTGCTACAGCTTTGGTATATGCTTTCAAAAACATTAGCTGAAGAGGCTGCTTGGAAATTTGCCAAAGAAAATGGGATTGATTTGGTTTCACTCAACCCAGGTTTTGTGATTGGTCCTTTGCTACAGCCAACTCTTAATTTCTCTGTGGAATTGCTTCGGAATCATATAATCGGTACATTTTATCAACTGATCTTTTGCTATTACCCAATTGATACTTATTTTTACTTCTCAGAGATGTTCCATGGTTGCTGCTCATTGTAATTCAGAAAAGACTTTACAGTGACTGTTTAACTTATCTCTAGTGAtttattttttcataatttttctttGGCATATGCATGACCTGAAACGCTAAACCAGGAGTAAGCTTGGTACATAATAAGAATCATCATTATAATTTCGGTTCCAAGAAGTATCTAAACACAGTGTTTGTATACGCATTCAAGCATTCCCTGTCCTCTAATATACTATACAAATAATTTTGTGGGTGGTTTATTTTGCTCTTTTTTTCTGATTTCTTTCTGTTACATGCTCTGCTCGTGATTCAtatacataatatttttgttgcaGAAGCAAAATTTCCCAACATAAATTATAGATATGTTGATGTTAGAGATGTCGCATTGGCGCATATTCAAGCATTTGAAGTGCCTTCAGCTAGTGGAAGATATTGTCTGGTTGGACATGTTGTCCACATTTCTGATGCCTTGAACACTTTACGACAATTCTATCCCAATTCGAGTATTCCTGACCAGTATGTTATAATTTTAAGCTATCAAATTATTTACAAAAGAAATATAAGCTTAATTTGCATGATTTCATAATCTTATCTCTGGtatctctctctttttttctGTGTCTTTTAATTTGCCAGATGTGGAGATGACAAACCTCTGGTGCAAGGATACCAAGTATCAAAGGAGAAAGTAAAATCTTTGGGAGTTAATTACACACCTTTGGAAGTAACTCTAAAAGACACTGTTGAAAGCTTGAAGGAAAAGGGTTTCCTCAAACTGTGATTAAAGTCATTACTACTAAATGAGATAGATCTATCACTGGATCCACTGCTTCGTGGCCTTGTATAATAACTAGGTACATTTTAAGGACTCAAACCACCTAATCTTCTACATCCTTAAAACTGTATTTTTCCTATGTCATTGGCTCATTGCATTGAAATAAAATGAAACAATCAAAATAATGACTGTTAACAAATGTAAAATTAAGTTCTATCATGTCTTACGGTAACGACTTCTGGTTCAGGGATAAGCGACATCTTTGGAAATGTTGTCATATGGACATAATTTCTAAAAGCTTCCcatttataagaaaaaaaaagtatattaaaaataattgatttttatgttctttttattattattatttagaaaAAGGGGTAAAAATCCCGAAACACCAACTTTTCACTTCATAATGTCATCTCATTTGTCTCTccactgaaaaaaaaaacactctcTCTCTTTTACAGCTCCCATAACTGGTGTTCTTCTTTAAAGTCGTGGGTGTTTGTTTTCAAATCCTTCCGTATCTTCATTTTCTCCATCTCTCCCTCTTTAATCTTTCTC
This genomic interval from Humulus lupulus chromosome 8, drHumLupu1.1, whole genome shotgun sequence contains the following:
- the LOC133797844 gene encoding phenylacetaldehyde reductase-like; translated protein: MSESGKVVCVTGASGYIASWLVKILLQHGYTVKASVRDLSDPKKTKHLVSLDGAKERLQLFKANLLEEGSFDSLVYGCDGVFHTASPVAFTANDPQAELIEPALKGTLNVLRSCAKSPSLKRVILTSSMASVVFNGKALTPDVVVDETWLSDPVFCEKSKLWYMLSKTLAEEAAWKFAKENGIDLVSLNPGFVIGPLLQPTLNFSVELLRNHIIEAKFPNINYRYVDVRDVALAHIQAFEVPSASGRYCLVGHVVHISDALNTLRQFYPNSSIPDQCGDDKPLVQGYQVSKEKVKSLGVNYTPLEVTLKDTVESLKEKGFLKL